TAGAACAGGTCGACGCTATTGCGGCCGCGGAAGTGGCAGGTCCAGGATTTTTGAATGTCCGACTTTCCTCTGGAGCCGCAGGTGCCTTAGCTGCCACCATCTTGGAGGCTGGCTCGCAGTATGGTCGCAGTGATGCGCAGTCGGGTTCGCACGTGAACCTAGAATTCGTCTCTGCTAATCCCACCGGTCCGATTCATATCGGTGGAGCACGCTGGGCCGCAGTGGGAGATGCTATGGCGCGCGTCCTCGAAGCTGCTGGCGCGCAGGTAACTCGCGAATACTACTTCAACGATCACGGTAATCAGATCAACAACTTCTCGGCTTCATTGCTAGCGGCTGCGAAGGGGCGCCCAACGCCAGAAGATGGCTACGGCGGAAAGTACATTTCCGAGGTCGCAGACCAAGTAATTGCGCAGGTTGGCGCCGAGGGAGGCACTGATCCACGGGAATTAGGAGATGTCGAAGCTCAGGAAGTATTCAGGGAAAAAGGCGTAAAGCTCATGTTCGCCGAGATCCAGGAATCTTTGCACGCATTCCGTACGGATTTTGACGTTTTCTTCCATGAGCAGACTCTGCATGAATCTGGTGCGGTAGACGATGCCATCGAGAAGCTGCGCAAGTTGGGCGTAATTTTCGAATCGGAAGGTGCCCTGTGGCTCCGGTCTACCGATTTTGGAGATGACAAGGACCGCGTCCTAATCAAGTCCGATGGCAATGCTGCCTACTTCTCTGGCGACGTTGCGTACTATCTGAATAAGCGTGAACGTGGGTTTGACCAGTGTATTTACATGCTTGGCGCGGACCATCACGGCTATATCGGACGCATGTACGCCATGGCTCGCGCTTTCGGGGACGAGGCCGGCCCCGGAAAGAATATGGAAATTCTGATTGGGCAGCTGGTAAACCTAGTGCGCGCCGGTAAACCAGTTCGCATGTCCAAGCGTGCCGGAACCGTAGTTACCCTTGAGGACCTAGTGGAAGCTGTTGGGGTAGATGCGGCGCGGTACAGCCTGATTCGTTCCTCGGTAGATACCACCCTGGAGCTGGATTTGGATGTTGTGGCATCGCACACGAACGAGAATCCGGTCTACTACGTGCAGTACGCACACGCGCGTACCTGCGCTGTTGCCCGCAATGCGCAGGAACACGGAGTTTCCCGCGAGGCCGGCTTCGCTCCGGAGGAACTATCTTCCGCAGCCGACGGGGAACTGCTAGGCACCCTGGCTCGATACCCGGAAATCGTGGCGCAGTCCGCTAGCATGCGAGAGCCGCACCGAGTGGCTCGTTATCTAGAAGAACTAGCCGGTGCCTACCACGCCTGGTACGGACAGTGCCGAGTTACTCCCCGTGGGGACGATCCTGTCGAGCCTTCGCATGTGGCTCGCCTGTGGCTAAATGATGCCGTCGGCCAGGTCCTGCGCAACGGTCTAGATTTGCTAGGGGTGCAAGCACCCGAAAGGATGTAGCTCTCATGACTGATTTGGC
The genomic region above belongs to Winkia neuii and contains:
- the argS gene encoding arginine--tRNA ligase yields the protein MTPEELSELIHQCLSAAAKRGDIALNAEDIPQVKVERPRNREHGDWATNVAMQLARKASTNPRALATLLAGELEQVDAIAAAEVAGPGFLNVRLSSGAAGALAATILEAGSQYGRSDAQSGSHVNLEFVSANPTGPIHIGGARWAAVGDAMARVLEAAGAQVTREYYFNDHGNQINNFSASLLAAAKGRPTPEDGYGGKYISEVADQVIAQVGAEGGTDPRELGDVEAQEVFREKGVKLMFAEIQESLHAFRTDFDVFFHEQTLHESGAVDDAIEKLRKLGVIFESEGALWLRSTDFGDDKDRVLIKSDGNAAYFSGDVAYYLNKRERGFDQCIYMLGADHHGYIGRMYAMARAFGDEAGPGKNMEILIGQLVNLVRAGKPVRMSKRAGTVVTLEDLVEAVGVDAARYSLIRSSVDTTLELDLDVVASHTNENPVYYVQYAHARTCAVARNAQEHGVSREAGFAPEELSSAADGELLGTLARYPEIVAQSASMREPHRVARYLEELAGAYHAWYGQCRVTPRGDDPVEPSHVARLWLNDAVGQVLRNGLDLLGVQAPERM